A portion of the Esox lucius isolate fEsoLuc1 chromosome 20, fEsoLuc1.pri, whole genome shotgun sequence genome contains these proteins:
- the LOC114829717 gene encoding trace amine-associated receptor 13c-like → MEEHEDTHFCFQDWNSSCRKTSISTSAYITLYIFFSLISAIIVFLNLLVIISISHFKHLHTATNLLILSLAVSDLLVGLIVIPAITVAIMEPCWILGEYFCALLFFINILCSSSSLGNLVLISIDRYVAVCDPLMYSSKITTTRIMCCIFITWCFCIINDAVSVKTYVNVQVPSRCFEECFFAEGDFLVTILDLVITLVVPFLIILTLYLKIFVVARSQAKKVFSKGAATVSGVKTVQANKSERKAAKTLGIIVFNYLICWNPLIYIFSICFSSSKLAAYIITFLPHVNSLINPIIYAFFYPWFKLTAKHVLTLNVMH, encoded by the coding sequence atggagGAACATGAAGATACTCATTTCTGTTTTCAAGACTGGAACTCTTCTTGCAGAAAGACTTCAATATCAACATCTGcttacataacactgtacattttcttctcaTTAATTTCAGCCATTATAGTATTTTTGAATCTACTTGTGatcatctccatctctcacttcaAACATCTCCACACTGCAACCAAcctgctcatcctctctctggctgtgtcagatCTCCTGGTGGGACTCATTGTGATACCAGCAATTACTGTAGCAATAATGGAACCATGCTGGATTCTTGGGGAATATTTCTGTGCGTTGCTTTTCTTCATCAATATTCTATGTTCTTCTTCATCACTCGGCAATTTAGTCTTAATATCTATTGACCgttatgttgctgtgtgtgatcCATTAATGTACAGctcaaaaataacaacaacaagaaTTATGTGTTGCATATTCATTACCTGGTGCTTTTGTATTATCAATGATGCTGTTTCTGTTAAAACATATGTAAATGTACAGGTACCCAGTAGATgttttgaagaatgtttttttgCTGAAGGAGATTTCTTGGTCACTATCCTTGACCTTGTAATTACACTGGTTGTGCCGTTTCTTATTATtctaacactttatttgaaaatatttgtagtAGCCAGATCACAGGCCAAAAAGGTATTTTCTAAAGGGGCTGCCACTGTGTCTGGTGTTAaaactgtgcaggcaaataagtctgaaagaaaagcagcaaaGACGTTAGGTATTATTGTTTTCAATTATCTCATATGTTGGAAtccattaatatatatattttctatatgttTTTCAAGTTCCAAATTAGCAGCATATATTATCACTTTTCTGCCACATGTGAATTCTTTGATTAATCCAATAATTTATGCTTTCTTTTACCCATGGTTCAAACTGACAGCTAAACATGTTTTAACTTTGAATGTAATGCATTAA
- the rabl3 gene encoding rab-like protein 3: MASLDRVKVLVLGDSGVGKSSLVHLLCQNQVLGNPSWTVGCSVDVRVHDYKEGTPEEKTYYIELWDVGGSVGCASSLKSTRAVFYNSVNGIVLVHDLTNKKSSQNLYRWSLEALNKDSSPTGVIVSNGDYDREQFADSSVPLLLIGTKFDQIPENKKNDVLTRTAFLSEDFNAEELNLDCTNPRYLAAGTSNAVKLSRFFDKVIEKRYFTRDPSQVTGFTERKRFNFKSLHYD, translated from the exons ATGGCTTCCCTTGACAGAGTGAAAGTGCTAGTTCTGGGAGATTCGG GTGTTGGGAAGTCCTCACTTGTACACCTGCTGTGTCAGAACCAAGTCTTAGGAAACCCATCATGGACTGTAGGTTGCTCTGTGGACGTACGG GTCCATGACTACAAAGAAGGCACACCAGAGGAAAAAACCTACTACATAGAGTTATGGGATGTAGGAGGATCTGTAGGCTGCGCCAGCAGTTTGAAAAGCACCAGAGCAGTCTTTTATAACTCTGTCAATG GCATTGTGTTAGTTCACGACCTGACCAACAAGAAATCCTCCCAAAATCTGTATCGCTGGTCACTTGAAGCCTTGAACAAAGACTCCTCCCCAACAGGGGTAATTGTTTCGAATGG TGATTACGACCGAGAGCAGTTTGCTGACAGCTCTGTGCCTTTGCTCTTGATCGGCACCAAGTTTGACCAGATTCCTGAGAACAAGAAAAATGATGTTCTCACGCGGACAGCTTTTCTGTCTGAAGATTTCAACGCAGAGGAGTTAAACCTG GACTGCACCAACCCAAGATACCTTGCTGCAGGCACATCCAATGCTGTGAAGTTGAGCAGATTCTTTGACAAG GTTATAGAGAAGAGATACTTCACCAGAGATCCCAGTCAA GTAACAGGTTTCACAGAGAGGAAGCGCTTTAATTTCAAAAGCCTCCACTATGATTGA